The genome window AAATATTCACTAAGAGTCGTACGCATGAGGTAAAAAATGGATAAACACACTCAAACAGTGATTGATGAACTGTTTCAACGTCTTAATCACGTTGAAAAGCAAAATACTAATCGCGACCGAGATGCCGAGTCATTGATTGAAAAGCATGTAGTACAACAACCTTCTGCCCCCTACTACATGGCGCAAACCATGATCATGCAAGAGGCGACGATCAAGCAATTGCACTCGCAAGTTGAAGCCTTACAAACACAGCTAGAGCAAGAGAAACAAAAGCCATCTGGCGGCTTTTTTTCTCGCGTCTTCGGTGGCAATCAACGCCGTTCTTCCAATACTCGCCGTGCTAATTTTGATACTAGAGGCCCCAGCTTTGGCTCAAACCAATATGGCCCCCAAGCGGGAGGGTATCCACCCAATTACGGCGGCGGATATCAGAGAAATAACAGCTTCCTTGGTGGGGCCTTACAAACCGCGGCCGGCGTTGCTGGCGGCATGATGCTCGGCAATATGATGATG of Vibrio zhugei contains these proteins:
- a CDS encoding DUF2076 domain-containing protein, translated to MDKHTQTVIDELFQRLNHVEKQNTNRDRDAESLIEKHVVQQPSAPYYMAQTMIMQEATIKQLHSQVEALQTQLEQEKQKPSGGFFSRVFGGNQRRSSNTRRANFDTRGPSFGSNQYGPQAGGYPPNYGGGYQRNNSFLGGALQTAAGVAGGMMLGNMMMDMFSGHRPEEIVNIINDDPTQSMGDPNDMMNQSDFMNNGMGSEGFGPAGFDNSSFADQNIASDNMDPNTMGGFDNNDFNDPFSNGFGGDDSFGGGFDDGGFGGGDFDDFN